The proteins below are encoded in one region of Gopherus flavomarginatus isolate rGopFla2 chromosome 12, rGopFla2.mat.asm, whole genome shotgun sequence:
- the ENDOV gene encoding endonuclease V isoform X2, translated as MARREEPPEQGTLRRWEREQAQLKANVIEEDTEEWQKDSTFAGLERVGGVDLSYVKGNDTVACASLVVLSYPELEVLYEDCQMVTVSAPYLAGYLAFREVPFLVEATQRLQEREPGLRPQVLLVDGNGVLHHRGFGVACHLGVLTGLPCIGVAKNLLQVDGLAKDEQHKGQIRDLQMGGDVFPLRGTSGRVLGMALRSYNKSTKPIYVSVGHRTCLDSAVRLVQSCCRYRIPEPIRQADIRSREYIRTHLSSPLGGTSPGPGRREEAEPKHYFGPRKTLPRPSVNLGLPPPLESELQEVSTGQRDSPSTPGTQGPSWGETPG; from the exons ATGGCGCGCagagaggagccgccggagcagGGGACTCTGCGCCGCTGGGAGCG GGAGCAGGCCCAGCTAAAGGCAAATGTGATTGAGGAGGACACTGAAGAATGGCAGAAAGATTCCAcctttgcaggactggagagagtgGGAGGGGTAGACCTGTCTTATGTCAAAGGAAATGACACAGTCGCCTGCGCTTCCCTGGTGGTTCTCAGCTACCCAGAGCTTGAG GTGCTATATGAGGATTGCCAGATGGTAACCGTGAGTGCCCCCTACCTGGCAGGATACTTAGCTTTTCGAGAGGTCCCTTTCCTGGTGGAAGCTACTCAGAGACTTCAGGAGCGAGAGCCTGGGCTCAGGCCTCAG GTGCTGCTCGTAGATGGGAATGGCGTGCTCCATCACAGAG GGTTTGGTGTGGCCTGCCACCTGGGGGTGCTGACAGGCCTGCCCTGTATTGGTGTGGCCAAAAACCTCCTGCAGGTCGATGGCCTGGCCAAGGATGAGCAGCACAAGGGGCAG ATCCGCGACCTGCAGATGGGAGGAGATGTATTCCCTCTGAGGGGCACCTCCGGGAGAGTCCTGGGCATG GCCCTGCGCAGCTACAATAAGAGCACAAAGCCCATCTACGTCTCCGTGGGCCACAGGACGTGCTTGGATTCGGCGGTGCGCCTCGTCCAGTCCTGCTGTAGGTACCGGATCCCAGAGCCCATCCGACAG GCTGACATCAGATCCAGAGAGTACATCCGGACGCACCTGTCCTCCCCACTGGGGGGCACATCTCCTGGGCCAGGGAG GAGGGAAGAGGCTGAGCCCAAGCATTACTTTGGCCCCAGGAAGACACTGCCCAGGCCCAGTGTGAACTTGGGCCTTCCACCCCCTCTGGAATCAGAACTCCAAGAAGTCTCTACAGGGCAGCGTGACTCACCGTCCACACCAGGAACTCAGGGTCCTTCGTGGGGTGAAACGCCAGGATAA
- the ENDOV gene encoding endonuclease V isoform X1 — protein sequence MARREEPPEQGTLRRWEREQAQLKANVIEEDTEEWQKDSTFAGLERVGGVDLSYVKGNDTVACASLVVLSYPELEVLYEDCQMVTVSAPYLAGYLAFREVPFLVEATQRLQEREPGLRPQVLLVDGNGVLHHRAGFGVACHLGVLTGLPCIGVAKNLLQVDGLAKDEQHKGQIRDLQMGGDVFPLRGTSGRVLGMALRSYNKSTKPIYVSVGHRTCLDSAVRLVQSCCRYRIPEPIRQADIRSREYIRTHLSSPLGGTSPGPGRREEAEPKHYFGPRKTLPRPSVNLGLPPPLESELQEVSTGQRDSPSTPGTQGPSWGETPG from the exons ATGGCGCGCagagaggagccgccggagcagGGGACTCTGCGCCGCTGGGAGCG GGAGCAGGCCCAGCTAAAGGCAAATGTGATTGAGGAGGACACTGAAGAATGGCAGAAAGATTCCAcctttgcaggactggagagagtgGGAGGGGTAGACCTGTCTTATGTCAAAGGAAATGACACAGTCGCCTGCGCTTCCCTGGTGGTTCTCAGCTACCCAGAGCTTGAG GTGCTATATGAGGATTGCCAGATGGTAACCGTGAGTGCCCCCTACCTGGCAGGATACTTAGCTTTTCGAGAGGTCCCTTTCCTGGTGGAAGCTACTCAGAGACTTCAGGAGCGAGAGCCTGGGCTCAGGCCTCAG GTGCTGCTCGTAGATGGGAATGGCGTGCTCCATCACAGAG CAGGGTTTGGTGTGGCCTGCCACCTGGGGGTGCTGACAGGCCTGCCCTGTATTGGTGTGGCCAAAAACCTCCTGCAGGTCGATGGCCTGGCCAAGGATGAGCAGCACAAGGGGCAG ATCCGCGACCTGCAGATGGGAGGAGATGTATTCCCTCTGAGGGGCACCTCCGGGAGAGTCCTGGGCATG GCCCTGCGCAGCTACAATAAGAGCACAAAGCCCATCTACGTCTCCGTGGGCCACAGGACGTGCTTGGATTCGGCGGTGCGCCTCGTCCAGTCCTGCTGTAGGTACCGGATCCCAGAGCCCATCCGACAG GCTGACATCAGATCCAGAGAGTACATCCGGACGCACCTGTCCTCCCCACTGGGGGGCACATCTCCTGGGCCAGGGAG GAGGGAAGAGGCTGAGCCCAAGCATTACTTTGGCCCCAGGAAGACACTGCCCAGGCCCAGTGTGAACTTGGGCCTTCCACCCCCTCTGGAATCAGAACTCCAAGAAGTCTCTACAGGGCAGCGTGACTCACCGTCCACACCAGGAACTCAGGGTCCTTCGTGGGGTGAAACGCCAGGATAA